A single region of the Lactobacillus xylocopicola genome encodes:
- a CDS encoding DegV family protein, which translates to MEDVKLIVDSGANARQNNQLTVVPLIITIAGKDFIDDEKLNMDDFIDAMAQNKEAGKTSCPSIDDWLRALEGSKRAVMMTITSGLSGSYSSAFQAKQIYEKEHPDSHIVVADSRSAGPEMAVILGEIRRLLASQIRFVDLEEQISKYKSHTHLLVMLQSLHNLALSGRINLAVAKVARALKINVVGTANLAGKLEPISKARGIKRALKEIIRLMEEMNYQGGRVVIDHCRNQKDAETLRDDIIAIYPQAEVDIRPERGLCSFYAEDGSLMVGFAER; encoded by the coding sequence ATGGAAGATGTAAAATTAATTGTTGATTCTGGCGCTAATGCCCGACAAAATAACCAGTTAACGGTTGTGCCACTGATTATTACGATTGCTGGTAAGGACTTCATTGATGATGAAAAACTGAATATGGACGACTTCATTGACGCTATGGCGCAAAATAAGGAAGCGGGTAAGACCTCTTGTCCCAGTATTGATGACTGGCTTAGGGCCCTTGAAGGCAGCAAGCGAGCGGTTATGATGACCATTACCAGCGGCTTGAGTGGCAGTTACTCGTCTGCCTTTCAAGCTAAGCAAATTTATGAAAAAGAACATCCTGACAGTCATATTGTCGTGGCTGATTCACGATCTGCTGGACCAGAAATGGCCGTTATTTTAGGTGAAATTAGGCGCTTGCTCGCTAGCCAGATCCGTTTTGTTGACTTAGAAGAGCAAATTTCAAAATATAAAAGTCACACCCACCTGCTAGTGATGTTACAATCGCTGCATAATCTTGCTTTAAGTGGTCGCATTAATCTGGCGGTAGCGAAAGTTGCTAGAGCCTTGAAGATTAATGTAGTAGGGACTGCTAATCTTGCGGGAAAACTGGAGCCTATTAGCAAAGCTCGTGGGATTAAGCGGGCCCTCAAAGAAATTATCCGCTTGATGGAAGAGATGAACTACCAAGGTGGCCGGGTAGTCATTGATCATTGCCGCAACCAAAAAGACGCGGAGACCTTAAGGGATGATATTATTGCCATCTATCCGCAAGCGGAAGTGGATATTCGCCCTGAACGCGGCCTGTGCAGTTTTTATGCAGAAGACGGGAGTCTGATGGTTGGTTTTGCTGAAAGATAA
- the eno gene encoding phosphopyruvate hydratase has translation MLKSVIENVHALEIYDSRGNPTVEAFVTLSNGVVGKAEVPSGASTGENEAVELRDGGKRVGGKGVAKAVANVNNEIAKALKGLDPHDQANIDRVMIELDGTPNKAKLGANAILGVSMATAAAAAKDSHQPLYRYLGGTDLEMPQTFHNVINGGEHADNGIDVQEFMITPVKKTSFRDGFEKIVNTYHTLKKVLEDKGYETGLGDEGGFAPNMKNSEEALQALHDAIIKAGYKPGEDIAIACDCAASEFFNKEDGKYHFEGKVFDGGQLGAYYDKLLNEFPELISIEDPYDENDVDGMINFTQTHQDRLQVVLDDFICTNPQLLTKAIKEGAGNASLIKLNQIGTVTETLETIRLSRKNGYNTMISHRSGETGDTFIADFAVAINGGQLKTGAPARSERVEKYNRLLEIEEELGDGERLATFPDSVDKD, from the coding sequence ATGTTAAAATCAGTCATTGAAAATGTTCATGCACTGGAAATCTATGATTCACGTGGCAACCCAACTGTAGAGGCTTTTGTCACTCTTTCAAATGGTGTTGTTGGTAAGGCTGAAGTTCCATCAGGTGCTTCAACTGGTGAAAATGAAGCAGTTGAATTGCGTGATGGCGGCAAACGGGTTGGCGGCAAAGGTGTGGCCAAGGCAGTTGCCAACGTTAACAATGAAATTGCTAAGGCTTTAAAGGGTTTGGACCCACACGATCAAGCAAATATTGACCGTGTAATGATTGAATTAGATGGTACTCCAAACAAGGCCAAGCTTGGTGCTAATGCTATCTTAGGTGTGTCAATGGCAACTGCTGCTGCTGCTGCTAAAGACAGTCACCAACCTTTATACCGTTACCTGGGCGGAACTGACCTGGAAATGCCACAAACTTTCCACAATGTAATTAACGGTGGTGAGCACGCTGACAACGGTATCGATGTTCAAGAATTCATGATTACCCCAGTTAAGAAGACTTCATTCCGTGATGGTTTTGAGAAGATCGTTAACACCTACCACACTTTGAAAAAGGTGCTAGAAGACAAGGGTTACGAAACTGGCTTAGGTGATGAAGGTGGATTTGCACCTAACATGAAGAACTCAGAAGAAGCTCTTCAAGCTCTTCACGATGCCATTATTAAGGCTGGTTATAAGCCCGGTGAAGACATTGCGATTGCCTGTGACTGTGCTGCTTCCGAGTTCTTCAACAAAGAAGACGGCAAGTACCACTTTGAAGGCAAGGTTTTTGACGGTGGCCAATTAGGTGCTTACTATGACAAGCTGCTTAATGAATTCCCTGAATTAATTTCAATTGAAGACCCATATGACGAAAATGACGTTGACGGCATGATTAACTTCACCCAAACTCATCAAGATAGATTGCAAGTTGTTTTGGATGACTTCATTTGTACTAACCCTCAGCTTTTGACTAAGGCTATCAAGGAAGGTGCCGGTAACGCTTCATTAATCAAGCTGAACCAAATCGGTACTGTGACTGAAACTTTAGAAACTATCCGTCTTTCACGTAAGAATGGCTACAATACCATGATTTCTCACCGTTCAGGTGAAACCGGCGACACCTTTATTGCTGACTTTGCGGTTGCAATCAACGGTGGTCAACTTAAGACTGGTGCCCCTGCCCGGTCAGAACGTGTTGAAAAGTACAACCGTTTACTTGAAATCGAAGAAGAACTCGGTGATGGTGAGCGTTTGGCTACTTTCCCAGACAGCGTTGACAAGGATTAG